Proteins encoded in a region of the Rhodococcus sp. SBT000017 genome:
- a CDS encoding metal-sensitive transcriptional regulator gives MIGDEDSIALVLNRLKRAHGQLAGVIGMIENGRDCKDVVTQLAAVSRALDKAGFKIVATGLRECMTGESAGEKEPMTEAELEKLFLALA, from the coding sequence ATGATCGGCGACGAAGACAGCATCGCACTGGTATTGAACCGGCTCAAGCGTGCGCACGGTCAGCTGGCCGGCGTCATCGGGATGATCGAGAACGGACGCGATTGCAAGGATGTGGTCACTCAGCTCGCTGCTGTCTCCAGAGCGCTGGACAAGGCCGGATTCAAGATCGTGGCGACCGGTCTGCGTGAATGCATGACCGGCGAGAGCGCGGGCGAGAAGGAGCCGATGACCGAGGCCGAACTGGAGAAGCTGTTCCTGGCGCTGGCCTGA
- a CDS encoding Fur family transcriptional regulator — translation MPISPYAELLRTADMRVTRPRVAVLEVVGSNPHADTDTILGLVRSVLPEVSRQTVYDVLNALTAARLVRRIEPAGSPARYESRVGDNHHHAVCRSCGVIADVDCAVGETPCLTASDSVGFTIDEAEVIYWGFCAQCSTARGQSTAPVSFPPGSRTQQSS, via the coding sequence ATGCCGATCTCACCGTACGCGGAGCTGTTACGCACCGCCGACATGCGCGTGACCCGTCCCAGGGTCGCGGTGCTCGAGGTCGTCGGATCCAATCCTCATGCAGACACCGACACGATCCTCGGACTCGTGCGATCGGTGCTGCCCGAGGTGTCGCGGCAAACCGTGTACGACGTGCTCAATGCGTTGACCGCGGCGCGCCTGGTACGGCGAATCGAACCGGCAGGATCGCCTGCTCGGTACGAATCTCGTGTCGGCGACAACCACCACCACGCGGTGTGCCGCTCCTGCGGCGTCATCGCCGACGTGGACTGCGCGGTCGGCGAAACGCCGTGTCTCACCGCATCGGACTCCGTCGGTTTCACGATCGACGAGGCGGAAGTCATCTACTGGGGCTTCTGCGCACAGTGTTCGACTGCTCGAGGGCAGTCGACAGCTCCTGTTTCGTTCCCTCCCGGTTCTCGGACACAGCAGAGTTCGTGA
- a CDS encoding DUF302 domain-containing protein, with protein sequence MNIALSTTLTDTDFDTAIDSTRKALSEQGFGVLTEIDMQATLKAKLGEDMERYVILGACNPGLAHRAVGVMKQIGLLLPCNVVVRENTAVVGSVVVEAMNPAIMVEVTGEPELGAVASEATEKLQAAIAALGGTGSDPA encoded by the coding sequence ATGAACATCGCATTGTCCACCACACTGACCGACACCGACTTCGACACCGCGATCGACAGCACCAGAAAGGCGTTGTCGGAGCAAGGATTCGGAGTTCTCACCGAAATCGACATGCAGGCCACCCTCAAAGCCAAGCTCGGCGAGGACATGGAGCGTTACGTGATTCTCGGGGCATGCAACCCGGGACTCGCTCATCGCGCCGTCGGAGTGATGAAGCAGATCGGCCTGCTGTTGCCGTGCAACGTGGTGGTCCGAGAGAACACGGCCGTAGTGGGATCCGTCGTCGTCGAGGCGATGAATCCGGCCATCATGGTCGAGGTCACCGGTGAGCCCGAATTGGGTGCGGTCGCCTCCGAGGCCACCGAGAAACTGCAGGCGGCGATCGCGGCACTGGGCGGTACCGGATCCGATCCCGCTTGA
- a CDS encoding fumarylacetoacetate hydrolase family protein yields MIAADSADRLAVYAPESGAWVDLDAAVSTLGADEALRPLTRTVLGFLDAGERARDAASAVVQRAVSEGVAVIERPAPTLPVIPASLRCFLGWEAHWDLAAHNLVRRNLPKAVPFIRSFEAVTRSTFPALRPGPGFDDHPVYYTGNHLTVVADEAPVEWPSYSRVLDFELEFGAVVTRPVRDVSEREATAAIGGYVVFDDISARDTQWEEQRRTPFGPVVKTKTFASSMGADIVTADEVVPHLDSLTASVTVNDEVWSTTGTAGMRYSVGESLAYACRGENVYPGELLTSGTLPRGCGLELDRWIAPGDRVELSIERIGSVTNTIGTR; encoded by the coding sequence ATGATCGCTGCCGACTCGGCAGATCGTCTGGCCGTGTACGCACCCGAGTCGGGGGCGTGGGTCGATCTCGACGCCGCCGTGTCGACGCTGGGTGCCGACGAAGCCCTACGCCCGCTCACCCGCACTGTGCTCGGGTTTCTCGATGCCGGCGAACGCGCGCGCGACGCGGCGTCGGCAGTGGTGCAGCGTGCGGTGTCCGAGGGAGTCGCGGTGATCGAGCGACCGGCACCGACGCTGCCGGTGATCCCGGCGTCGCTTCGCTGCTTCCTCGGCTGGGAGGCACACTGGGATCTGGCTGCGCACAACCTGGTTCGCCGCAACCTCCCGAAAGCCGTCCCCTTCATCCGCAGTTTCGAAGCCGTCACTCGATCGACGTTTCCTGCGCTCCGTCCTGGGCCGGGATTCGACGACCATCCGGTCTACTACACCGGCAATCACCTCACCGTCGTCGCCGACGAAGCTCCGGTCGAGTGGCCGTCCTACAGCCGGGTACTGGATTTCGAGCTCGAGTTCGGAGCCGTGGTGACCAGGCCCGTCCGCGACGTATCCGAGCGAGAGGCCACCGCTGCGATCGGCGGGTACGTGGTGTTCGACGACATCAGTGCCCGCGACACCCAATGGGAGGAGCAGCGCCGCACCCCGTTCGGCCCGGTGGTCAAGACCAAGACCTTCGCCAGCTCCATGGGAGCCGACATCGTCACCGCCGACGAGGTGGTGCCGCATCTGGACTCGTTGACGGCCAGCGTCACGGTCAACGACGAAGTGTGGTCGACGACCGGCACCGCAGGCATGCGGTACTCGGTCGGCGAATCGCTCGCGTACGCCTGTCGCGGCGAAAACGTCTACCCCGGTGAGCTGTTGACCTCCGGCACGCTCCCACGCGGTTGCGGCCTGGAACTCGACCGCTGGATCGCCCCGGGCGATCGCGTCGAACTGAGCATCGAACGAATCGGTTCGGTCACCAATACGATCGGGACTCGCTGA
- the katG gene encoding catalase/peroxidase HPI, protein MNEDQPQESGGKCPVMHDSMPMPVEGGSNREWWPKTLNLKILKKNPAVGDPMGADYDYAAEFNSLDLAEVKRDIEALMTNSQPWWPADFGHYGPFFIRMAWHAAGTYRKQDGRGGAGAGMQRFAPLNSWPDNASLDKARRLIWPVKQKYGRKLSWADLIVLTGNVAIESMGLPTYGFAGGRVDAWEPDEDVYWGPEQTWLGDERYDGDRTSLENPLAAVQMGLIYVNPEGPNGNPDPVQSALDIRETFGRMAMNDIETAALAVGGHTFGKTHGAADPDVHIGAEPEGAPIEQMGLGWKNSYQSGVGADAITSGLEVIWTPTPTQWDNSFLETLYGFEWELYKSPAGAHQWRPKNGEGADLVPDPADPTKRRHPSMLTSDIAMRVDPIYEQITRRWLDHPEELAEEFQKAWFKLTHRDMGPVSRYLGPEVPSETLIWQDPIPAVDHELIGEAQIAELKQTILDSELTQDQLISAAWAAASSFRVSDKRGGANGGRLRLQPQAGWEVNEPDELAQVIRVLEGIQQSFSGTVSFADLVVLGGVAALEKASGVSVPFTPGRMDATQEQTDVDSFSDLEPKADGFRNFLGKGQKLPAEYSLVDRANLLSLSAPEMTVLVGGLRVLGANFGNSSHGVLTDKVGTLTNDFFVNLLDMGTEWVPAAEDGIYEAKDAATGETKWTGTRNDLVFGSNSELRALAEVYACDDAKDKFVADFVAAWDKVMMLDRFELA, encoded by the coding sequence ATGAACGAGGATCAGCCACAGGAGTCGGGTGGCAAGTGTCCCGTCATGCACGACTCGATGCCGATGCCCGTCGAGGGTGGCAGCAACCGCGAGTGGTGGCCCAAGACTCTGAACCTCAAGATTCTCAAGAAGAATCCGGCCGTCGGCGACCCGATGGGTGCCGATTACGACTATGCCGCCGAGTTCAACTCCCTCGACCTCGCCGAGGTCAAGCGCGACATCGAAGCCCTCATGACCAATTCGCAGCCCTGGTGGCCTGCCGACTTCGGTCACTACGGCCCCTTCTTCATCCGCATGGCGTGGCACGCCGCGGGCACGTACCGCAAGCAGGACGGACGCGGCGGTGCCGGAGCGGGCATGCAGCGCTTCGCACCCCTGAACAGCTGGCCGGACAACGCCAGCCTGGACAAGGCTCGTCGTCTGATCTGGCCGGTCAAGCAGAAGTACGGCCGCAAGCTCTCCTGGGCGGACCTCATCGTGCTCACCGGCAACGTCGCCATCGAATCGATGGGCCTACCCACCTACGGCTTCGCCGGCGGACGCGTCGACGCCTGGGAGCCGGACGAGGACGTCTACTGGGGCCCGGAGCAGACCTGGCTCGGCGACGAGCGCTACGACGGTGATCGCACGAGCCTCGAGAACCCGCTTGCCGCAGTGCAGATGGGCTTGATCTACGTCAACCCCGAAGGCCCCAACGGCAACCCGGATCCGGTGCAGTCCGCACTGGACATTCGCGAGACCTTCGGCCGGATGGCCATGAACGACATCGAGACCGCGGCACTGGCCGTCGGTGGGCACACGTTCGGCAAGACGCACGGTGCAGCGGATCCCGACGTGCACATCGGTGCCGAGCCCGAGGGCGCACCCATCGAGCAGATGGGCCTCGGCTGGAAGAACAGCTACCAGAGCGGCGTCGGCGCGGACGCGATCACCAGCGGTCTCGAAGTCATCTGGACCCCCACGCCCACCCAGTGGGACAACAGCTTCCTCGAGACGCTGTACGGATTCGAGTGGGAGCTCTACAAGAGCCCCGCAGGTGCGCACCAGTGGCGCCCGAAGAACGGCGAGGGCGCGGATCTCGTCCCCGACCCCGCCGATCCCACCAAGCGTCGCCACCCGTCGATGCTGACCTCCGACATCGCGATGCGTGTCGATCCGATCTACGAGCAGATCACCCGTCGCTGGCTCGACCATCCCGAGGAGCTCGCAGAAGAGTTCCAGAAGGCCTGGTTCAAGCTCACCCACCGCGACATGGGACCCGTCTCGCGCTACCTCGGCCCCGAGGTCCCGTCCGAGACCTTGATCTGGCAGGACCCGATCCCGGCCGTCGATCACGAGCTGATCGGTGAAGCTCAGATCGCCGAGCTCAAGCAGACGATCCTCGACTCCGAACTGACTCAGGATCAGCTGATTTCGGCTGCCTGGGCCGCGGCGTCGTCGTTCCGGGTCAGCGACAAGCGCGGCGGTGCCAACGGTGGCCGTCTGCGCCTCCAGCCGCAGGCAGGCTGGGAGGTCAACGAGCCCGACGAGCTCGCGCAGGTCATTCGTGTGCTCGAGGGAATCCAGCAGTCGTTCTCCGGAACGGTCTCGTTCGCCGACCTCGTCGTTCTCGGTGGCGTTGCCGCACTCGAGAAGGCGTCCGGTGTCAGCGTGCCGTTCACGCCGGGCCGCATGGACGCGACGCAGGAGCAGACGGACGTCGATTCGTTCTCCGATCTCGAGCCGAAGGCCGACGGCTTCCGTAACTTCCTCGGCAAGGGCCAGAAGCTTCCGGCGGAGTACTCCCTCGTCGATCGGGCGAACCTGTTGTCGCTCAGCGCACCCGAGATGACCGTGCTCGTCGGCGGACTGCGTGTGCTCGGAGCCAACTTCGGAAACTCGTCGCACGGCGTCCTGACGGACAAGGTCGGAACGCTCACCAACGACTTCTTCGTCAACCTCCTCGACATGGGCACCGAGTGGGTCCCCGCCGCGGAGGACGGCATCTACGAGGCCAAGGACGCGGCGACCGGTGAGACGAAGTGGACCGGAACTCGCAACGACCTGGTGTTCGGATCGAACTCCGAATTGCGTGCTCTCGCAGAGGTTTACGCCTGCGACGATGCAAAGGACAAGTTCGTTGCGGACTTCGTCGCTGCCTGGGACAAGGTCATGATGCTCGATCGGTTCGAGCTGGCCTGA